The DNA sequence GGGCGGTAGAGGTCGATTTGGGTCGTCTTCTTCTCGAAGATTGCGAGCATGACGTGGGTGGCGGTACCGGAGGCGGAAGACGCCATCTTTGGGTTTTGGATTTGATCGGAATCGAAATTctaagaaaaaattgaagaagaagagagagttgggagttttaacgagtGAAATTGACCAGGTCAGTCTGCCTTGTGCGgagttgtttttctttttcttcttcacaaAGCAAACTAGAAATATAGAAATTTCCTTTCCGGTGTTTTTCGGTTGGGAGCTAATTACAAATTCGTATTTCACACATTttattttaggttcaattttcaTACCATACAATGGTCAATTTAATTGAATTTGTTATTCACAATATTCGAATATAAACCTCTCACTTTTAAACGAAAAAGAATACCATCACACTGTAGTATATGGTGGTTTCTCTGTTGCTATTTACGTTCCTtttgggtgcgtttggtacgcagacgggacgggacgggacggaacgaaggtgtaattttttaaaaagatatgggtatatttgtcttaaaatggtaaaacattgtgttccacagacgtggaacaaacccgttccggGGGGGGCAAGTGGGAtgcaaaaacactcaaaatctgtcccgtggaacagcccgttccacccatttttgacgcaccaaacgcgggacggaacgcctcgtcctgtctcgtcccacgtaccaaacgcacatcgtttggtatgcagggacgggacggaacgaaatgggacgggacgggatggGACAGGATGAGACGGAACAGAAAGAGAGCAAAGATGttctcggatggaaacaaggtggaagaagaaggagacagagaggttataattttgtgttctacggatgtggaacgagtcgttccaggaGATGAGCTGGAACGAAAATTCACTTAAAATTTATCACGTGCAACAGcacgttccacccgttttaagcgcaccaaacgtggaacGGAAGACATCGCCCCACTCCGTTCCGTCTCGTCTCACCAAACGGTAATAGTGGGGCATTATCGTCCTTTTACCCGAGTAATAAGAGTGGTGTGCCCTGTGCTGTGACGTGTGCGTCCCTCTCTATTTATACATCCCCAATCAACAACGCCCAACGCGTAGACGCTTCTGGAAAGCTAAAAGTCAAGCCCTGTCtgtctctctcatctctcatgTACGTCACCGCTGCTAATCCTATTAACTAGTTCAGTCAATTgtcaatttagggttttttctttgtttcattGACTGCCTTCAACTGTTATCTATCgtaaaatttggggttttgatcCTAAAGTTTCTGTCTTTGAATGTTTAGCGGGTCTCTgggtttgagattttttttgtttaattaatcaTGAGGGGACTGTATATGTGTTCATTCTGGAGTTTCTGTTTGGTTactgagaaaaagaaaaactttagTTAGCGAAAGTAAATTGCGCGCTCTTAAATGTTTCAATTCATCGTGATGCGAAGCATTGGATTTtttatttgggtttttgttaatttgaaGATTGATGCTGCGAAAATTAGATAACCGGCCTCATTAAGTCTCAAATTTTTGTGCTCGCAAGTATACGAGTCAAATGATAGGATAGCATTGAAGCACATATATCGTCCCACAGAAATCGAATTGATTCTAATAGTCTTACTAACTAAATTGAAACACATTATAATTGAGAAGTTCTAACGAAAAAGATAGAAGATTTTGCATAAactgaaacaaaataaagctcgaaaataaaatgcatgtaaataataaaatgaaaacataagaaaacaAGACCTAGGGTATCCGAATTCACCATAACGAATTCTACTTAATTTCCTTAATATGTTATGCTCAAGTAGTTCTTCAATATTAATGATCGATTTTTTCTAAATTATTCAATGGTCATGGCATCCTTACATGTTAACCCTCAATGGCATCTAGATGAATTTAAACAAGTAAGGACCCATTAAGCTTTATAGAAATTGTTGGAAAAtaacacaaaccctaattccaTGGCATCTACCAATAGGTGTTTATGGTATCAATTACAAGAAGCTAAACCCAAGTTAAGTAAGAAATCTACTCTAACTTGCATCAAATCAACTTAACTAAAACTtagatggtgatcaagcatctaaataaaaatcaagcGCATTACGAATAGCATAAGATATTCAATAAGGAAGAAAAACTTGATAATAACAATGCCACAAGGCAATTAAGTATTCATGATTAGGCTACATCGTAGCCTAGAAAAACTATAaacttctcttcctcttcccttCTTTGCCGCAGCCCCTCTAAAGTGTGATATATTATGGTAGCTTTTTTCTCAAAAGGAGAATGAGTCTCCTTTATTAACACCCACGGCAAACATTGGAAATACCAAGTAGAAATGGTCAAATAAATGACCACTAATCCTACCTCTAATGGACTTTGAAGTCCTtgttaaacaaaatgaaaaataaacgaaaataataaaaactagtAATTATGTCTCCCCTAAAAGCCATTGAATAGCATTCCCATGTCCCTTTGTTCGCCAATACCGTTGCTTCTTCTTTTTACTGTAATGCATGTCGTTGTACAGAAGTAGACTCTTGCCCAATTGGAATTTTACTCTAGACATCCGAAAAAGCTTGTTTTCCATTCCTTTTTTGCATAACTCGGTATTGAATGCCTATAAAATAAGACAATAGATTTTAGTGCATTTAACCCATTCATATAGACAAAATCCAAAGGAAATATATGATaataatatatgaaaatatgaccACATCAATTGAGTAATTGGTTTTTGACATTTGACAAAAAGGCATTACCTTGCAGGGTAGTTTGGAAGAAGAGCTGCAGCTTTGTGCTTTTGACGCTGGACTTTTGGTCTGTAGAGCTGTGGTTTGCTCCAGATAAGGTAAGAAATCCGAATTGAATTTCCGGAGTTCCGTTTCTTTTGTGATGTGAGAATTTTCATTCTTTATGTTGTggaatggttttgttttgattgTGAACTTGGGTCGCTAATGAGTTACAGATTAACCTAGTATAGGACCTGATTCAGGATGTTTCGTTTACCGGGTTTTGTGGAATACAATTCACTTTATTTGTTGGTTGGAATTTTTACATGGAAGGGGACCATTATGATTAGGATTCTTTTCTGTAAGCTCATTAGGTGATTTTCCGTATCGGATTGACATGCGTTTAGTATTTGTCTTCTTTATGTGTGATGCTAAGAAGTATGTGATTTGTGTTTGAAAGAGACTATAGTTAAGgaactaacatttttgtttCTCTTGTTTGAGATGCACTTCCGGTCATCATCGTACCAACATGCAGATATTGTGCTGGTTTTTATATCTAAATGGATGCAACTGGTTGAGGAGAAAAAGAAACGAGCCTGGGAGAAGAAAGAAGCCCCGCTGAAGTGGGAGCAGAAACTAGAAGCTGCTGCAAAGGCAAAAGCCGATGCCGAAGCCAAAGAGAGGAAGTTGAAATCTTCAAAGCACAAGAGAAGATCTGTGTCAGAGTCTGATAGCAATAGCGACACTGACAGAAGTGATGGGAGAAGAAAGTCAAGTAAAAGAACTCACAAGAAGCACGGGAATCACTCTCACTCTGATGCAAATGACAGTGAAgtgaggaaggagaagaaatcCAAGCGAAAGCTAAAGAAACATTCCTCAGGCTCAAGTGATGATAGCAGTGATGAGTATGAGAGTGATTACGACGAAgataggaagaggaagaagagaagcCATAAAAAGCACAGGCATCATGATTCTAGATCAGATTCTGGTCCCGATTCTTCCAGTGATGATGAGTATGATACAGTGAAGGGAAGTCATTCGAGGCACCACAAGCACCATCAGAGGTCAGACTCAGAATCTTCTGGTTCTTATAGTGATGAAGACGAGTGAAGAACCCGAAGGGGTCGTGCCAAGCACCACAAACGCCAGAGACATTTGAGATCCGTTTCCCCCGAGTCTAGTTATGAGGATGGTGAGGTTAGAAGGAAAGGGTATGCAAAACACCATCCACGTCATAGGCGATCACGACCGCGTAGCGTTGATTCAAGATCATCAGAGTCTGATTCCCACAAACGTGACAGAAGGAGCAGATCTGTGGGGAAGTCATCGGATGACAACCGTGATGAGGCTGACAAACAGTTGAAGCACAGGAGAAGTGGCCAGCATAGCCATCATCATCACAAGCATCGTCACCACGATTCAGAAGAGAGAAAAGATCACCATCCTCGGGGTTCAACTGAGCCCAACGGAAAGCACTTAGAAGATGCTAGAGGAAAAACAGGTGAATGACAGATCTTTAATATGCGGGTTATTGCTTTGACCGGATTGGTCTTCTTTGCCTTCAATTCTTGATTGCAGAGAGGGACCTCCCTCCTCTAAGCATTGCATTCTCGGTTGCCTGCATTTGTACCTAAACTTGCTACTTAAATTCAGATGCCTTTCCCTTGCTTAATTTGTTCCAATTATGCATGATTGATTAGAGATAACGCAGCATAAGCATCTTGTAACAATCATTATTGTCTATTTACCGCTCACTCCGTTGATACGAAATTtgactataaataaataaaaactaatgaaaagaacttgaaaattttgagtttaaacgataagaacaaaataaagggtaaaatgaataataccaggttgactttttaatgtaaaattgtggtttttcgttaaaataaacagtaacgaaagtttttcgttaaaatttcctaAAAATAATGTACTTGAGAGTCGATTTTATAATTTAACTGCCGAGATAATTACCAGTTTGAAAAtacaaattacaaatatgtcAGAATCTCccaaaattgtttttattttggtttttccaaGCTGGGACAATTTATCCTCAGCAGTGGGGAACAAATCAAATACTGTTCATTCAGTAAAGatacaacaatttaattttgaTAGATTAGTCAGAAATTCTTCAGTATGTTTTCAGTTGATACACCATCTGCTACAAGAATTGAGGTAACCTCCTGCAAAGAAAAATCATCTAAAAAATGTCACGTCCCCGTAGAAATTCGATCGTGCTCGAAATAGAAGCGATGATGCTCATGTTAATAGCCAGAATTAGCATTCAAACTTTTCCACAGAGACAGGCATCACAACTAAATGAAGTGGCATTTATTTGAAACATGAGACCCCTCCCTTGCTGGGGTTAGTCTTTTTATCTAAGATTTCTCTTCACGTGTAATCctccaaggtaagaaaaattctGTAGGTGGTGGACGAAGTCTAGCCACCCCAGATAAGGGCAGGCCACTTTTTGG is a window from the Malus domestica chromosome 16, GDT2T_hap1 genome containing:
- the LOC103402625 gene encoding CAX-interacting protein 4; the encoded protein is MVVWKKSCSFVLLTLDFWSVELWFAPDKMHFRSSSYQHADIVLVFISKWMQLVEEKKKRAWEKKEAPLKWEQKLEAAAKAKADAEAKERKLKSSKHKRRSVSESDSNSDTDRSDGRRKSSKRTHKKHGNHSHSDANDSEVRKEKKSKRKLKKHSSGSSDDSSDEYESDYDEDRKRKKRSHKKHRHHDSRSDSGPDSSSDDEYDTVKGSHSRHHKHHQRSDSESSGSYSDEDE